Proteins found in one Anopheles aquasalis chromosome 3, idAnoAquaMG_Q_19, whole genome shotgun sequence genomic segment:
- the LOC126574535 gene encoding histone H2B, with protein MAPKTSGKAAKKSGKAQKNISKSDKKKKKRTRKESYAIYIYKVLKQVHPDTGISSKAMSIMNSFVNDIFERIAAEASRLAHYNKRSTITSREIQTAVRLLLPGELAKHAVSEGTKAVTKYTSSK; from the coding sequence ATGGCACCGAAAACCAGTGGCAAGGCAGCGAAGAAGTCCGGGAAGGCGCAGAAGAACATCTCCAAGtcggacaagaagaagaagaagcgtacCCGCAAGGAGAGCTACGCTATCTACATCTACAAGGTCCTGAAGCAGGTCCACCCGGACACTGGCATCTCCTCGAAGGCGATGAGCATCATGAACAGCTTCGTGAACGACATCTTCGAGCGCATCGCCGCCGAAGCGTCCCGTCTGGCGCACTACAACAAGCGCTCGACGATCACGTCCCGCGAAATCCAGACCGCtgtccgtctgctgctgcctggtgaGTTGGCCAAGCACGCCGTTTCCGAGGGAACGAAGGCCGTCACCAAGTACACCAGCTCGAAGTAA
- the LOC126574538 gene encoding histone H2A, whose product MSGRGKGGKVKGKAKSRSNRAGLQFPVGRIHRLLRKGNYAERVGAGAPVYLAAVMEYLAAEVLELAGNAARDNKKTRIIPRHLQLAIRNDEELNKLLSGVTIAQGGVLPNIQAVLLPKKTEKKA is encoded by the coding sequence ATGTCTGGAcgcggaaagggaggaaaggtgAAGGGAAAGGCAAAGTCCCGTTCCAACCGTGCTGGTCTGCAGTTCCCGGTCGGCCGTATTCATCGTCTGCTGCGCAAAGGCAACTATGCCGAGCGTGTCGGTGCTGGAGCTCCGGTCTATCTGGCGGCCGTGATGGAGTACCTGGCTGCTGAAGTGCTCGAGTTGGCCGGTAACGCCGCCCGTGACAACAAGAAGACGCGTATCATCCCGCGTCATCTGCAGCTGGCCATCCGTAACGACGAGGAGTTGAACAAGCTGCTGTCGGGTGTGACCATCGCCCAGGGTGGCGTTCTGCCCAACATCCAggccgtgctgctgcccaaGAAGACCGAGAAGAAGGCCTAA